The genomic interval TAACTCATTTCAATATTAAAAGGTAAAAAAGGTAAATAAATGGCAGAATTTGATCACACGACAGTCTTGTTACACGAGGCAATTGATAATTTGAATGTACAACCAGATGGTACTTATGTTGATGCCACACTTGGTGGTGGAGGACACTCAGGTCTCTTGGCAAGTCAATTAACAACTGGAAAGTTGTGGAGCTTTGATCAAGATATTACAGCGATTCGTTACAACCAAGAAAATTTGGCTGATGAATTAGCTGCTGGGAAGATTGATTTTATTCAAGATAACTTCCGTAACTTGGCTGCTGATTTGGCAGAGCAAGGTGTGTTTGGAATTGATGGAATTGTCTATGACCTGGGTGTTTCATCACCGCAATTCGATGATGGACAACGTGGTTTTTCATATAACTACGATGCGCCATTAGACATGCGTATGAATCAAGATCAAGAACTAAATGCGCGTACAGTTGTGAATGAATGGTCATTCCATGAATTGCTACGTATTTTGAGTCGTTATGGTGAAGAAAAGTTTGCGAAGCAAATTGCACGTGCGATTGAACGCCAACGTGAAATTGCGCCAATTGAAACAACGTTTGAATTGGTTGAAGTGATTAAGTCAGCAATTCCAGCGCCGGCGCGTCGAACTGGTGGTCACCCAGCTAAGAAGAGTTTCCAAGCAATTCGTATTGCGGTTAACGATGAATTAGGTGTGGTTGAAGATTCATTGCAACAAGCTCTAGAGATCTTGAACGTTGGTGGACGTATTGCAGTGATTACTTTCCATTCATTGGAAGATCGTTTGGTTAAGACAATGTTCAAGGAAAAGACAAGTATTCCAGAATTACCAGCTGGGTTGCCAATTATTCCGGATGAAATGCAACCAGATTACAAGTTGGTTTCACGAAAGCCGATTTTGCCTGGCGAAGTTGAAATGGCTGAAAACCACCGTGCTCATTCAGCTAAATTACGTGTAATCGAACGTTTACGATAAAAAAATAATGTCTATCTAAATAATCTGATATAGCGAGAAAGGAACAGACGATGGCTGCGATTCCACAATATAAAACAAATCCAACTCCAAAAAATCAACCGCTTAAAAAGCGTCATGTGCAACGTAAATATGCGGCGCCTAAGTGGAATTTAATGGACAAGGTAATGGCAGGCGCAGTAGGTCTGACCATTCTATGCATGATGTTGTTAGTTATTTCGATGGCTGATAGAGCCGCATCAGCAAACAACACATTATCAATGACAACGGCTCAATATGACAAACTTGAAAACGAAAATAACGACTTGAAGCAAGAGATCAATGATTTATCTAGTCCTGGTCGTTTAGAGAAGATTGCCAAGAAGTATGGCCTATCAATGCAGAACAATAATGTTAGGAATGTAAAATAAATGGCAGATAAAAAACGGACACCTAAAAATCAATTAGATCGTAATAGTCGCAATGCAGGGAGAATCCTAGTATTGGCCATGCTACTCGTCTTAATTGTATTGGGTGGCCGTTTTTCTTATGTAGCCATCACACAACAGGTGCGTGGTCATGACTTAGGTAAAGTAACCCAAAAAATTTATCAGAATCAAAATATTGATCGTGCCCGACGAGGAACTATTTTTGACGTCGATGGGAATGTGATTGCCGAAAATTCAACGGCATACACAGTTATTGGAGTAATTGATGAACGTCAAGTTGGTTTGGATGGATCAAAACAATATATTGCACCAGAAGATGATAAAGAAGTTGCTAAAAAAATGGCCAAGATTTTAGGTGATAAACCTAAGTACTATGAAAATATCTTGACCGATGGACGAAAGAATAAATTGAGTCAAGTGCAATTTGGTGTACGTGGCCAAAGCTTGAATGCCTCTAAGTATAAGGCACTTAAAAAATTAGATATTCCAGGAATTGACTTTTCAAATAACCTAGTACGTTTTTATCCAAATGGTTTCTATGCATCAGATTTAATTGGAATGGCGCAAAAGAAAGAAGACGATAAGACCGGTATTAGCCAATTGAAAGGAACAATGGGAATTGAAGCGAATTGGGATAAAGACTTGTCAGGTAATGATGGTATTAAAACAACCAACATGCCAAAGAACGAAGAAGCCAAATTGCGTAATGCTGCCGCAGAAAGCGGACACGATATTTATACAACGCTAAACAGTAACTTACAAAAGTTATTGGAAGGGCAAATGGACAAGCTAGCGAAGGAAACAGTCCCATATTCTGCTACTGCAACTGTGATGGATACACAAACTGGAAAGATTGTTGCCCAAACACAACGTCCTAGTTATAATCCAGAAACTGGAAAAGGAATTGGCGATTTGTGGTCCAATGAATTGGTTGAAGCCCCATATGAACCAGGATCAGTTATGAAGGGGATTATGGTAGCTGCCGCAATTGAAAACGGGACTTGGAAACCCAATGATACATTCGCCTCTGGTCGTTTACGAATTGGTGATAAAGTCGTGAATGATTGGAACGAAGGACAAGGTTGGGGGAGAATCACTTATAGTGAAGGTCTAGCTCGCTCATCTAACGTTGCAATGGCAAAAACCGTAGAGAAAATGGGAGCTGATGTCTGGCGTGATTATATTGATAAATTTGACTTTTTGAAGTCAACTAATTCCGGTTTAACAACTGAAGAGGCTGGAAGTATTCAGTATAAGTATCCCATTGATCAAGCAAGTACAGCCTTTGGACAAGCCATAGCTGTTACACCAATTCAAATGTTACAAGCTTATTCAGCCATTGCAGGGAATGGAGAAGTCCTGAAGCCACAATTTATTGAAAAAATTGTTAATTCAGAAAAAGATGAAGTCCTATTTCAAGCGAAGCGTCAAGTTGTGAGTCATCCGATTAGTGAAAAAACTGCTAAAGCAACTCGTAAGCAATTAGAAGATGTTATTTATTCACCGGCTGGAACTGGTAAGGAATATGCAATTCCGGGTGTTCGTACGAGTGGTAAGTCGGGAACGGCCCAAATCTCTACAGCCAATGGATACAGTATGCCTGGAGATACATCTAATGAAATTCATTCATGGATGGGGATGGCCCCAGCTGATAAGCCACGCTATGTCATGTACATTGTGGTTAAGAAGCCAACCAAGAATGGTGGTAATATCAATAAGTACTTAGCAGATGTATTTGTGCCCGTTATGCAACGTGCCTTAACGATGTCAGAGGATGATAATAAAATTATTGTCAGCAAAGACCAAGAATTTAAGGTGCCAAATGTAACAGGTCTGGGGACAAATGAAGCAAAGAAAGTATTAGAAAAATCAGGATTACAATCAGTGGTGATTGGTGATGGACCAACGGTTAAACAACAAAATCCACCGGTTGGGCGTAAAACGTTGGCAAATCAGCTAGTTGTCTTACAAACAGACAGCAACTCAGTGACCATGCCGGATATGCGTGGTTGGTCTAAGAGTGATGCTCTTGCTTGGGGAAAATTAGCAAATTTGGAAATCCGAACCAAGGGTGAGGGATTTGTCACCAGTCAGTCAATTGATGTTGGGACAGAACTGGATGATAGCGTTAAAGGAATTGCAATAGAATTGAAAATGCCTAAGGGTAATTAGAGGAGTAAATGATGGTTGTTTGGATGATTGGTTTATTAGTTGGTATTGTGGCTTCATTAATTGCGGTACCAACAGTTCGTGAATATTTTAAGAAGAAAAAAGTTGAGCAATTAGTGATGCGTACTGGTGAATTTGGACCAGATCATGCAGCTAAGGCTGGAACACCAACAATGGGTGGTGTTGCATTTATTGCGGTTGTAGTTCTTGGATACATCGTTGTTGGATTTATGACAAAGTCATATGATGCGACAGCTTGGGCAACCTTAAGTGCTATTATCTTGTATGCAATTGTTGGTGCGATTGATGATAGTGTTAAGATCTTCAACAGTCGTGATGAAGGCTTGCGTTTCATTCCTAAGTTGAGCGTTGAAATTATTGCAGCAGTATTAGCTGTTGGTATCTTATACGTAAATGGATTTGAATTTAGTTGGCCAATGCCATTTGGTCTAGATCCAATCCAAAACATTGCGCTATACACAATGCTAGTGATTGTGTGGCTAGTTGGTTGGTCAAATGCAACTAATCTAACAGATGGACTTGATGGATTAGCAACAGGGGCAAGTATCATTGCCTACACAGCCTACCTAATTATTGCGATGCAATCAGGTAACGCATCAATGATGTTGCTAGATGCTTTGATGATTGGTGCATTACTAGGATTCTTTATGTTTAATCATTATCCGGCATCTATCTTTATGGGTGACACAGGGTCACTTGCCCTAGGAGCCGGGTTAGCATTGAACGCGATTGTATTGCACGTTGAATGGTCATTATTGTTGATTGGGATTGTTTTCTTTGTGGATACATTGTCGGTGATTATCCAAGTTGGAAGTTTCAAGCTACGTGGTAAGCGTGTTTTCTTGATGACACCAATTCATCACGGATTTGAAAAGGGTGGTCTAACAGGAAACGTTGAGAAGCCATGGAACGAATGGCAAGTGGATGCCTTCTTCTGGGGAATGGGCTTGCTAGGGGCAATCGTCTACTTCGGATTATTCCACTAAGCTACTAGTCAGAAGATTTAAACCGGGAGGAAACTCCCATACATATTGTACGATCGCCTGAATTATTGGGAAGTATGCCAGGCATTCCAGAGGACTTAGCCTCTGTACATACAGAACTCACTACAGAGAAAGGATGTTAAAGAATGATGAAAGCATTGGTAATTGGATTTGCACGTTCAGGTGCCGCCGCTGCGGCATTGTTACAAGCCGAAGGTGCACAAGTCGTTGTATCTGATCCTAAATTAGACGCAAATGATGACAAGGTAAAAGAATTAGAACAAGCCGGGGTGGTCTTTACAACAGAACAAACAGAAGATTTGTTGGAGCACGTAGACGTTGTGGTAAAAAATCCTGGAATTCCATACCATATTCCTATTTTACAAGCGGCAATGACTCGAAACATTCCGATTGAAGTTGAAGTGACTCGTGCCCAAGCCTATATCAAGGGACCGTGGATTGCATTGACTGGTTCAAATGGTAAAACAACGGCTACTAAGATGATTGCCAGTGTACTTGAACGTAATGCAGATGCAACACATCCAGTTAAGGTAGCGGGAAATATTGGTACACCGGTCAGTGAATTAGCAAGAACGCTGTCTGCAGATGATACATTGATTACGGAATTGTCATCATTTCAATTGATGGCAATGCCAAATGCACAACCTAATATTGCGGTAATTACAAACATCTTTTCATCACATCTCGATTTTCATGGTACGCGCGATGAATATGTTCGTGCTAAGTTGAACATTACAATGCATCAAAAGCCAACGGATTTCTTAGTGATGAATTATGACCGTCCAGAATGGATTGAGATGGTGAAAGAATCACCGGCACAAATTGTGCCATTTAGTCGTCAAAATGTAACCCAAGATGGAGCGTATCAATTGGATGGGCGCCTATACTTCCGTGATGAGATGATTATGGACGCTGATGAAATTGGTGTACCAGGTGATCACAATATTGAAAATGCATTAATTGCGATTGCGGTTGGTAAATTGCGTGGTGTTGACAATGAAAAAATTGCGAGTGCTTTACGTCAATTTGGTGGCGTTGAACATCGTTTGCAAAAAATTGGCATTTATGAAGGATGTACGGTCTTTAATGATTCGAAAGCAACTGATATTGAAGCAACCGAAAGCGCATTGTCTGGCTTTGAACAACCGGTAGTATTGCTAGCAGGTGGCCTTGATCGCGGAGACGATTTAATGCGCTTAATCCCGGCAATGCAAGGGAAGGTGAAACAAATGGTTGTCTTTGGTCAAACGGCAGAGCAATTGATCACCGTTGCCGAAGCGGCTGATATTAAAGTCGTGAAGACACAGGATGTCACAACTGCAGTACCATTAGCTTTTGAAAATAGTCAAGCGGGGGATGTGATCTTACTATCACCGGCAGCAGCTTCATGGGATCAATATCCAAATTTTGAAACGCGTGGTGATATGTTCATTGACGCAGTTAAACAATACGTAAAATAGAAAGGAAACATTATGCGAATTGTAGTATCAGGTGGTGGAACCGGAGGGCATATTTACCCAGCCCTAGCAACAATCAAAAAAATGCAAGAGCGTGATCCAGAGCTAGAAGTACTATACATTGGTGGTGAACGTGGTCTTGAAAAAGATATCGTTCCTGCAGCAGGTGTTAACTTTAAAGCAATTGCAATCCAAGGATTTAATCGTTCAGCGGTGCTGGATAACTTTAAGACAGTTAAGTTATTCTTAGCAGGAACAAATAAAGTTCGTAAGATGCTCCGTGAATTCCAACCAGATGTTGTGATTGGAACAGGTGGTTATGTTTCTGGGCCTGTCCTATATGCGGCGCAAATGTTGAAAATTCCAACGGTTATTCATGAGCAAAATTCAGTGGTCGGTGTGACAAATAAGTTTTTGTCACGTAAAGCGACCAAAGTCGGTGTAGCCTTTCCGGCGGCTATGAGTGCTTTTAAAAAGGGACAAGCCACAGTTGTTGGTAATCCACGTGCACAAGAAGTCGTTGAGGCAGGTGGAGATTTTGATTGGAACGCATTAGGTCTTTCAGAAGATTTGCCAACCGTCTTGGTTTTTGGTGGATCACAAGGTGCATTGAAGTTAAACCGCGCGATGTTGGATTCAGCAGTTCGCTTTGCTGAACGCGATTACCAAGTTATTTTTGCGACAGGAACAAACCGTTTTGAAGAAGTAACGGCTGAGATTTTGAACGAAGAAATTACCATTCCAGCAAATATGTCAATTGTGCCGTACATTAGTAATATGCCGGCATTGATGCCGTTGGTTGATTTGGTTGTCGGTCGTGCTGGAGCAACAAGTTTGGCGGAACAAACAGCGCTGGGTAAGCCTATGGTTTTGATCCCAAGCCCATATGTGACGAATGATCATCAAACGAAGAATGCCCAAAGCTTGGTCCAAGCTGGTGCAGCAACAATGCTTACAGAAGCTGAGTTAGCGGGTGATACATTATTTGAAGCTGTTGATAACATTATGTCAAACGTACCAACACGCCAAACAATGGCTGAGCAAGCAAAGAAGTTGGGTGTGCCTGATGCGGCGGATCAATTTGCAAACCTTGTTGAATCAACGTTGACAGACTATCAAGCATAAAATATAAAATTATTATTTAGAAAACAAATCGTTAGGAGGCCAACAGATGACGAATGAATCTGATGAAAAACAAGAACAGAATAAAACATCGCATATTCAAGACCATCTGAATCAATTGTTGGCTGAAAAAGATGGCCTAACGAATGAGGAAGATGCCAAAAGTGAACAAACTGTGGCATCAGTACATACAACTGAGCAAGAAAAACAGTCATTTGGAACACGGATTGTTAAAAGTATGCGTTCGTTTTTTAGTGATGAAGATGGTGGAGGCTTCCGTTTTGTTACACCCGCAGAACTGAAGGAAAGCGTAGAATCAGTAGACTGGCGTGGGCGTTGGACGCTAAAGAATTTAAATGATATGGAGCGCCAAGGGTTACTAGTCATAACTGGTCTAGTTGTTGTTGCGTCAGTTCTTGGCTTTTTAGTCTCGCCACTTGGATCTATTTCTACGTATAACGTGAAAGGGAATCAAGAAGTCTCAACCAAAAAATTATTGTCAGAGCTGCACTTAGACCAAGGCCAATCTTCGTTGCTATTGCTAACCGAATCACGGGCATTGGCAAAAAAAGCACATGACATGGATCCACAAATTCAAGATTTGAAACTAACTTTGAAGTCACCAACAGTAATGGACGTTAAAGTAGTAGAAATTCCCAGTGTTGGGTACCTAAAGGATGGGGGGAAATATATTCCGCTGTTGGCTGATGGTACACGTTTGACCAAAGAGGCTAAAAAATGGCCGGATGAATCTTTCCCAGTTTATACGGGATTTAAAGATGATGAAAAATTTGACAATGTCTTACGTTCATTTGGAACATTATCATTAGCATTGCGTCAAGCAGTATCAGAAGTTATTTGGTCACCGACAAGTGAAAATAGTAGTCGTTTAGTATTTATAATGAATGACGGAAATCAAGTTTTAGCCAACTCAGAAAACTTTGAAACAAAATTCAAATACTATCCTGGAATGGCAACGCAATTGAAGAAAAACGGTGTAATTGATTTGCAAGTTGGTGCTTACGCAAAACCCTATTAATTCCAGTGTTTAATCTTATTATTTGTACACAAAGCCTAGTGAAATCAAGGTTAAGTATGGTATTATCATAGAGAAAGTTTTATTTTCGAATGGACTAATGGTGAGTATGTAAAAAGGAGGGGACAAATGGCCAATCATGGGATGATTGTAGGGCTCGATGTAGGAACTAACACAGTTAAAGTTCTTGCAGCCGATGTCCGTGATCAACAAGCGAATATTATCGCTGTCGGTCGTTCTGTTTCACATGGGGTGAACAAAGGTGTTGTTGTTGATATCGACGCAACAGCAAATGACATTCGACAAGCGGTCGCACAAGTGAATGAACAAGCAAGTGAAGCGGTCACGGAAGTGATTGCTTTATTGCCTGTAAAAGATATTCAAATGAGTCATGTAGAAGGAACTGTAACGGTCGAAGAAAGCCAACACATTTCATACTATGACGTTGAAGCAGTTGTACAAGAAGCTTTGAAGGGGCAAGTTAGTCATGATCGTGAAGTGATTGAGATGTTCCCAGAAGAGTTTATCGTGGATGATTTTGATGGTATTCAAGATCCAAATGATATGGTTGGAATGCGCCTGGGAATGCGAGCCACTGTATATTCAGCGCCACGTAATCTAGTACGTAACTTGCGCCTAGCAATCGAAAAAGCAGGATTAAATGTTCGCGACATGGTACTAACACCAGTTGCGGAAGGGAAAACTATTCTTAGCGATGCTGAACAAGAATTTGGAACTATTTTGTTGGATATGGGAGCTGGACAAACAACAGCAACGGTTATTCAAGATCGCATGACCAAATTCATTACAACGTTCCCGGCTGGTGGTGACAATATCACGCGTGATATTAGTACAGTATTATCAATCGGTGGTTATGACGCAGATATGTTAAAGCTAGATGCCGGTGTGGCTTTGGTTGAACAGGCTAACTCAGAGAATCAATTAATGATTCAAAAAGTAGGAGAAGATGAACCAGAACGTATTTCAGAGAAACATCTTGCTGAAATCATCGAAGCACGCACGATTCAAATTCTAAGCAAGTTACAAGAACCTCTGGCAGAAGCAGAAGCGCTAACTGTTCCAGGAGGCGTAACGTTAATTGGTGGCACATCTACATTACGTGGCATGACCGATGCGGTTAGTGCTGTGTTTGGTACAAAGGCACGCCAATTTACACCTGATGATATTGGCTTACGTCATCCTGGTATGTCAGGTGTCTGGGCAGTTGTTCAATATGCCGCTTTGCAAACACCAGTTCAACTGATTGTTAAACAAGCGTTATATGGATTGCCGCTATACGTTGTGGGTAAGCCGCAAGTTGGTGCGCCGTTCAAAGCTGAACGTAAGGCATTCTTTGAGCCAAAGCAACCAGCACGTACAACCCAAGCAACACCAGAAAACGAAACAAACATTGAAACTAACGAAACAAATACAGATAATCAAAATGATGAAGAAAAAACAGGTGCTCGCGCCGTTAACTTCTTAAAAGGATTTTTTGATTAACAGGTAAATAAACGAGGAGCTCAGTATGGATTTCCAAATGGATACAGGCGCAAGCCAAGAATATGGTGCAACAATCAAGGTGATTGGTGTCGGTGGTGGTGGTGGAAACGCCGTTAACCAAATGGTAAATGCCGATGTTGAAGGCGTTGATTTTATCGTGGCAAATACTGATGCGCAAGCATTGGAAAGCTCAGCCGCAGAAATCAAGATTCAAATCGGAACAAAGGCAACCCGCGGACTTGGTGCTGGTGCAAAGCCAGAAGTTGGTGAAACTGCTGCCAAGGAAAGTGAAACAGAAATTGCAGAAGCCCTTGCTGGCGCAGACATGGTCTTTGTTACAGCTGGAATGGGTGGAGGTACTGGAACAGGTGCCGCTCCTGTTATTGCACAAATTGCTAAGGAATCTGGTGCGCTAACAATCGGTGTGGTTACACGTCCATTCTCATTTGAAGGACCAAAGCGTGGTAAGGCTGCTGCTGAAGGTTTGGCAAAGTTGAAGGAAGCAGTAGACACATTGATTGTTGTTTCAAACAACAACTTGCTAGAAATCGTTGATAAGAAGGCGCCTATCATGGACGCTTTCCGCATGGTCGATGATGTCTTGCTACAAGGTGTGGCTGGTATTTCAGACTTGATTACAAAGCCAGGAATCATCAACTTGGACTTCGCTGACGTTAAGACAGCGATGGCAGATCAAGGAACTGCATTGCTTGGAATTGGTAGTGCCACTGGTGAAAACCGTGCGGCAGAAGCCACTAAGCAAGCCATTGCTTCTCCATTGCTAGAAGCTAAGATTGAAGGCGCAAGCAATGTCTTGCTATCAATCAAGGGTGGAATGGACATGTCATTGTTCGAAGCACAAGAAGCATCAGAAGCCATTGCACAAGCTGCTGGGACTGATGTGGACATTATCTTCGGTACAACAATTGATATGGAAGTTGAAGGCGAATTGGTCGTAACTGTTATTGCTACAGGTATTGATAAGCCAAAGCAACAACCTGTTC from Weissella ceti carries:
- a CDS encoding penicillin-binding transpeptidase domain-containing protein yields the protein MADKKRTPKNQLDRNSRNAGRILVLAMLLVLIVLGGRFSYVAITQQVRGHDLGKVTQKIYQNQNIDRARRGTIFDVDGNVIAENSTAYTVIGVIDERQVGLDGSKQYIAPEDDKEVAKKMAKILGDKPKYYENILTDGRKNKLSQVQFGVRGQSLNASKYKALKKLDIPGIDFSNNLVRFYPNGFYASDLIGMAQKKEDDKTGISQLKGTMGIEANWDKDLSGNDGIKTTNMPKNEEAKLRNAAAESGHDIYTTLNSNLQKLLEGQMDKLAKETVPYSATATVMDTQTGKIVAQTQRPSYNPETGKGIGDLWSNELVEAPYEPGSVMKGIMVAAAIENGTWKPNDTFASGRLRIGDKVVNDWNEGQGWGRITYSEGLARSSNVAMAKTVEKMGADVWRDYIDKFDFLKSTNSGLTTEEAGSIQYKYPIDQASTAFGQAIAVTPIQMLQAYSAIAGNGEVLKPQFIEKIVNSEKDEVLFQAKRQVVSHPISEKTAKATRKQLEDVIYSPAGTGKEYAIPGVRTSGKSGTAQISTANGYSMPGDTSNEIHSWMGMAPADKPRYVMYIVVKKPTKNGGNINKYLADVFVPVMQRALTMSEDDNKIIVSKDQEFKVPNVTGLGTNEAKKVLEKSGLQSVVIGDGPTVKQQNPPVGRKTLANQLVVLQTDSNSVTMPDMRGWSKSDALAWGKLANLEIRTKGEGFVTSQSIDVGTELDDSVKGIAIELKMPKGN
- the ftsA gene encoding cell division protein FtsA → MANHGMIVGLDVGTNTVKVLAADVRDQQANIIAVGRSVSHGVNKGVVVDIDATANDIRQAVAQVNEQASEAVTEVIALLPVKDIQMSHVEGTVTVEESQHISYYDVEAVVQEALKGQVSHDREVIEMFPEEFIVDDFDGIQDPNDMVGMRLGMRATVYSAPRNLVRNLRLAIEKAGLNVRDMVLTPVAEGKTILSDAEQEFGTILLDMGAGQTTATVIQDRMTKFITTFPAGGDNITRDISTVLSIGGYDADMLKLDAGVALVEQANSENQLMIQKVGEDEPERISEKHLAEIIEARTIQILSKLQEPLAEAEALTVPGGVTLIGGTSTLRGMTDAVSAVFGTKARQFTPDDIGLRHPGMSGVWAVVQYAALQTPVQLIVKQALYGLPLYVVGKPQVGAPFKAERKAFFEPKQPARTTQATPENETNIETNETNTDNQNDEEKTGARAVNFLKGFFD
- a CDS encoding cell division protein FtsQ/DivIB, coding for MTNESDEKQEQNKTSHIQDHLNQLLAEKDGLTNEEDAKSEQTVASVHTTEQEKQSFGTRIVKSMRSFFSDEDGGGFRFVTPAELKESVESVDWRGRWTLKNLNDMERQGLLVITGLVVVASVLGFLVSPLGSISTYNVKGNQEVSTKKLLSELHLDQGQSSLLLLTESRALAKKAHDMDPQIQDLKLTLKSPTVMDVKVVEIPSVGYLKDGGKYIPLLADGTRLTKEAKKWPDESFPVYTGFKDDEKFDNVLRSFGTLSLALRQAVSEVIWSPTSENSSRLVFIMNDGNQVLANSENFETKFKYYPGMATQLKKNGVIDLQVGAYAKPY
- the rsmH gene encoding 16S rRNA (cytosine(1402)-N(4))-methyltransferase RsmH, with the protein product MAEFDHTTVLLHEAIDNLNVQPDGTYVDATLGGGGHSGLLASQLTTGKLWSFDQDITAIRYNQENLADELAAGKIDFIQDNFRNLAADLAEQGVFGIDGIVYDLGVSSPQFDDGQRGFSYNYDAPLDMRMNQDQELNARTVVNEWSFHELLRILSRYGEEKFAKQIARAIERQREIAPIETTFELVEVIKSAIPAPARRTGGHPAKKSFQAIRIAVNDELGVVEDSLQQALEILNVGGRIAVITFHSLEDRLVKTMFKEKTSIPELPAGLPIIPDEMQPDYKLVSRKPILPGEVEMAENHRAHSAKLRVIERLR
- the mraY gene encoding phospho-N-acetylmuramoyl-pentapeptide-transferase produces the protein MVVWMIGLLVGIVASLIAVPTVREYFKKKKVEQLVMRTGEFGPDHAAKAGTPTMGGVAFIAVVVLGYIVVGFMTKSYDATAWATLSAIILYAIVGAIDDSVKIFNSRDEGLRFIPKLSVEIIAAVLAVGILYVNGFEFSWPMPFGLDPIQNIALYTMLVIVWLVGWSNATNLTDGLDGLATGASIIAYTAYLIIAMQSGNASMMLLDALMIGALLGFFMFNHYPASIFMGDTGSLALGAGLALNAIVLHVEWSLLLIGIVFFVDTLSVIIQVGSFKLRGKRVFLMTPIHHGFEKGGLTGNVEKPWNEWQVDAFFWGMGLLGAIVYFGLFH
- the murD gene encoding UDP-N-acetylmuramoyl-L-alanine--D-glutamate ligase; the protein is MKALVIGFARSGAAAAALLQAEGAQVVVSDPKLDANDDKVKELEQAGVVFTTEQTEDLLEHVDVVVKNPGIPYHIPILQAAMTRNIPIEVEVTRAQAYIKGPWIALTGSNGKTTATKMIASVLERNADATHPVKVAGNIGTPVSELARTLSADDTLITELSSFQLMAMPNAQPNIAVITNIFSSHLDFHGTRDEYVRAKLNITMHQKPTDFLVMNYDRPEWIEMVKESPAQIVPFSRQNVTQDGAYQLDGRLYFRDEMIMDADEIGVPGDHNIENALIAIAVGKLRGVDNEKIASALRQFGGVEHRLQKIGIYEGCTVFNDSKATDIEATESALSGFEQPVVLLAGGLDRGDDLMRLIPAMQGKVKQMVVFGQTAEQLITVAEAADIKVVKTQDVTTAVPLAFENSQAGDVILLSPAAASWDQYPNFETRGDMFIDAVKQYVK
- the murG gene encoding undecaprenyldiphospho-muramoylpentapeptide beta-N-acetylglucosaminyltransferase, producing the protein MRIVVSGGGTGGHIYPALATIKKMQERDPELEVLYIGGERGLEKDIVPAAGVNFKAIAIQGFNRSAVLDNFKTVKLFLAGTNKVRKMLREFQPDVVIGTGGYVSGPVLYAAQMLKIPTVIHEQNSVVGVTNKFLSRKATKVGVAFPAAMSAFKKGQATVVGNPRAQEVVEAGGDFDWNALGLSEDLPTVLVFGGSQGALKLNRAMLDSAVRFAERDYQVIFATGTNRFEEVTAEILNEEITIPANMSIVPYISNMPALMPLVDLVVGRAGATSLAEQTALGKPMVLIPSPYVTNDHQTKNAQSLVQAGAATMLTEAELAGDTLFEAVDNIMSNVPTRQTMAEQAKKLGVPDAADQFANLVESTLTDYQA
- the ftsL gene encoding cell division protein FtsL; translated protein: MAAIPQYKTNPTPKNQPLKKRHVQRKYAAPKWNLMDKVMAGAVGLTILCMMLLVISMADRAASANNTLSMTTAQYDKLENENNDLKQEINDLSSPGRLEKIAKKYGLSMQNNNVRNVK
- the ftsZ gene encoding cell division protein FtsZ; translated protein: MDFQMDTGASQEYGATIKVIGVGGGGGNAVNQMVNADVEGVDFIVANTDAQALESSAAEIKIQIGTKATRGLGAGAKPEVGETAAKESETEIAEALAGADMVFVTAGMGGGTGTGAAPVIAQIAKESGALTIGVVTRPFSFEGPKRGKAAAEGLAKLKEAVDTLIVVSNNNLLEIVDKKAPIMDAFRMVDDVLLQGVAGISDLITKPGIINLDFADVKTAMADQGTALLGIGSATGENRAAEATKQAIASPLLEAKIEGASNVLLSIKGGMDMSLFEAQEASEAIAQAAGTDVDIIFGTTIDMEVEGELVVTVIATGIDKPKQQPVRPEINLGATATPSPFEQMSEQQVAPQPVVEETRQTTAADPFENWNMLNKAGNTPAPEQRVAEQPATQQAPVTPQTTVSAGEEELEQPPYFNWNKRNEK